The Alphaproteobacteria bacterium genomic sequence TCTTAGTTCCCGACATGAACCACATCACGCTGCCGGGAATTTGTCGCAAGAGTCGCATCCAGATCGCAAAAAGCGTCGGGTAGAACTTGTAGTGCGAGTTGAAGTTGGCAAAGACGAAGCCCTCGTCCGGCAAGCAAAAGTCTGCCCGCGTGAACGTCTCCACCGCCACCGGCGGCCGCGACGCCGCCATAAAGGTGTGGGGTAGATAGACCAATTTCTCGCTGCAGTATTTTTGATCTTCCGGCGGCAATTGGATCCGGTCGGTGACCAGGTAGTCGATGTACGACGCGCCGGTTGTGGAGGAAAATCCCAGCCAATGGGCTTGGACCGGAGCCGGCCGGAGAGCCAGAACTTCGGGACTTCCGCCGCGAGTATGGCCGGCCAAATCGATCAGGACGTTGACCCCGTCGTCGACCATCTTTTTGGCGGCATCGACATAGGACATCTGGGTGATGTCGGTCCAACTATCAAACGTTTCCGAGAAATGCCGTGTCAAATCGTCCTTGCCGAAGGTGGTCACGGCATAGGCGGCGTAGTGGAACCGTTCGGGGTCGCGGTGTTCCAAGACACCGCGGAAGGCCACGGCAACGCTATGGAACCTGAAATCTGGCGACAGAAAACCGATCTTCAGTTTGCCGCCGGTCGGGCGTTTGTAGGTGAAGGGGCCGAGCCGCTTGCGCGTGTCCTGGACCTCCCGCTCGGCCCGTCGTGCGACGTGTTGCGCGGTGCGAAAACGAAGGTCCGGACTGGCTGGCATGCTCTGCAAGCCGAAGGGAGAAATCGAAACGCCCTGACCTCGGGCTATTTCATGCTCGGTGTTTTCGATCACGCGGGAGATGATCGCTTCGAGATTGTCCCAGCTACATTGCTGCATCAAGCCGTGGGCTAGGTAGGGATAAACGACGTTGTTGCTGACGTTTCGATTAAGCGCTTCGCGAAACGCGGTCACCGCTTCGTCGTGACGGCTGAGGAGTTGGAGAAGGCTCCCCAGGTTGAAATAGGCCTGTGATAACTCGGGATGCTTCTTGGTCAGCTCGTTGTAGGTCGATATCGCGTCGTGGTAGCGACCGAGCTGTTGGTAGGCGATTGCCAGATTGTTCATCGCCTCCGGATAGGTGTCGTCGACGGCGATGGCCAGCTTGAACGTTTCGATTGCCTCGGCTTGCCGGTTGAACGCTTGGTAGGCCAGCCCGAGGCCGTTCAGCGCGCGGGGATCCTTTGGATTGATCTCCATCGCGCGGCGAAACTCCTCTAGCGCTTCGCCGTGACGCCCCATTTGCCGCAGGGTATTGCCGAAGTTGATATGGGCAACGGCCAGCGTGGGGTCGAGCTCGATCGTCTTTCGGTAGGCATCGAGGGCATCTTCGTTCCGCCCGACGGCACCCAGGGAGTTGCCGAGGTTGTTGAAGGCGTGGGACGAAGTTGCGTCAATAGCGATCGCGGCCTGAAACTGCTCGATCGCTTCTGTGTGCCGGTGCAGTGCTTGCAGCGCGTGACCGAGGTTCAACCGCCCCTCAAGGAGATTGGGCAGGCGCTGAACGACGCCGGTATAGTGACCCACCGCGCGCTCGAAATCCTTCGTCGATACGAATATCTGGCCGAGGAGGAATTGCGTTTGCGGATGATCGGGAACGAGCGTATCCGACTTCACCAAGGCTTTCTCAGCATCGGCAATTTTATCTAATGAAATCAAGGCAGTGCCGAGGCCTCGCAGAGCTTCGGCGTTGTTCGGGTCGAGAGCCACGGCACGGCTGAATTCCCGTTCGGCCGCTTCGTATTTCCCTAAGCGGTGGAGTGCCGCGCCGATATTGAGGTGGGCGGTGGCCCATCCGGTGCGGTGTTCCGACGCGCGGGTGAAGTGCTCAAGCGCACCGGCATAGTCCTCACGCGCGAACCGCAGGTGGCCAACGTTGAGGTGGATATCGGCATCTTGGGGCGCAAGCTTCAATGCCAAATCCAACGACATCGCAGCCTCGTCCAAACGCTGAGTCGCCACTAGGGCGGCGCCGAGATTGGCATGGGCCGTCGCAAGTGTCGGCTCGAGATCGAGGGCGGCAAGGTAGCTCGCGATCGCTTCGACTGGTCGACCGGTCTGGTACAGAAGGCGCCCGAGATTCGCATGTGCCAAGGCGAGGTCGGGGCTGCGGGCGATCGCGTCGCGGTAGTAGGCCTCTGACTGGGGGTAGTCGCCCTTCGCTTGATAGACGTTGGCCAAGGCGGTCAATATCTTGGTGTCGTTCGGTCGTACCTGGCGCGCCGTCGTTAGGAGCAGTTCCGCCTCGTCCAGCCGGTTCGCCGAAATACGAATGCCCGCAAGGTTGAGCAAGGCATCGCAACAAGCGGGGTCGGTTTCGATCGCTTGTAGATAGAACTTGTCGGCTTCGTCGATTCGGCCTTCGCGGTGGTGCGACAAGCCGGCGGCGAAATACTCTTGGGCGGGCGCGCTCATGAAGCATTTCTAGGCGCGTTACGATTAACAAATCCTTAGTGATGGCACGTGCATCGTGGCCAGCATGAAGGATGTCAGTTCTTGCCGCGAGCCAAAGGCAATTGTTGCTACTGCGCACGGCAAAAGATTCGTGATGTGGCAATTATTCGCTAGCGCGGTTGCTCCGTTGTCGATCCTCATAGACCGACTGGCGTCCGACAGAGACGCCAATTACTCAATGAAAACAATGAATTATGAGGAATCTCCGGCGCCCGCCGCCGAGGTGGCACGTCCGTTGCGCTTAGGGACTCGGCTGTATGCCATTCGAAACCCCTAGGCTTTGAGCCACCTCGGAAGAGGAGACAGAAACGATGGTCTTGTCGGTAAATACCAATCTGGGAGCGGCGATTGCTCTGCAGAATCTAAATGCGACAAACAATAGGCTGGAGAAGACCCAGCTGAACATTACGACCGGTCTGAGAGTCAACGGACCCAAGGACGACGCAGCGACTTATGCGATCGCCCAAAACCAACGCGGTGACATTGCCGGCTATCGAGCGGTCGGCACGGCACTGGCAGGCGGAGAATCCACCGTTAACGTCGCAATCGACGCCGGCAAGGCAATCTCCGAGTTGATGATCGAAATGAAGGCCAAAGTCGTGCAGGCGAACCAATCGCAGCTCGACGCGGCATCACGGACGGCGCTGCACAACGACTTCGCGGCGTTGCGCGATCAGATCGAAACGATCGTCGCAACGGCCGAATTCAACGGCGTCAACATCATCAACCAAAGCGCGGTGACGTTCCAAGTGTTGAGTACTGTCGATGGCAGTATCATCAACGTCAGTGCGCAGAAGATGGACACGACGAGTCTCGCCATCAACACAACCACGCTGCTCACCAGTTCCGGTGCCAGTGCGGCGTTGACGGCAGTCAACTCGGCCATCGTATCGGTCTCCGATCGCCTCGCGGCGCTCGGTGCCTCGGCCAAGCGGCTAGAGGTTCAGACCGAGTTCACGGTCAAATTGGTGGACATCCTTACAGATGGTGTCGGCAACCTTGTGGATGCCGATATGGCCCGGGAAAGCGCCAACCTTACGGCACTCCAGGTCAAACAGCAGCTGGGCGTACAGGCGCTTTCGATCGCCAACGCGACCCCGCAGATCATTCTCTCGCTGTTCCAATAACATCAAGATAAGGGGAGGGGTCAGCGAAGGCCCTTAGAAAATATGCCGCTAAAACTGACGTTAAAGCCCGGCGAGAAGTTCGTTCTCAACGGTGGTGTACTCATCAACGGCGATCGCAGGTCGGATCTCATTATTGAGAACCAAGTCTCGCTTCTTCGGGAGCGTGATGTTCTGCAACCGGACGAGGCGAATACACCGGTCAAGCGCATCTATTTCACCGTCATGATGATGTATCTCGATGGCGGACTGGAGAGTCACTACTACGACGAGTTCACCAGTCTCGTTACCGACTTCATGTGCGCTATCTCGACAAAAGGGGTGCTGGAGAAATGCCATCGCATCCTCGATGACGTGCACGAGCAGCGGTTCTATTCCGCAATGATGACGTGCAAGTCGCTTCTGCCCTTCGAGAAAGAAAGGTTGAACTATGTACAATAGCCAGCATGCCGGAGCGGTCGCCGAGAAATTGGTTCCGCCGCCGGAACTCGATCCGCGAAAGACCGAGTACCGTCTCTTCGAACAGGTCACGCGCGACCTCGAAGCAAGTAAGGCCAAGGCGAAGGAAGATTCAGACTTCCTGCGTGCCTTGGACGACAACCGCCGGCTATGGCAGGCCTTGGAAGAAGATTTGGCACGGCCGCAAAACCAGTTGCCCGATCCACTTAAGGCCCAGATCATTTCGGTCGCTATATGGGTAGAGCGTCACTCCAAGCTCGCCGAGCAAGGCGAAGCGACGATCGACGCACTCATCCAGGTCAACGAATCGATCATGAAGGGGCTCGCGGCGTAAGTATGCCGCGGCCGACCGGCAGAAGCCGGTTGCCCACCGAGCAAGATCGAATCTGGCACGCCGTTTGCGTGATAAATTCGCGTGATGCGACATCGGGCACAGAATGTGACGAGCGAAGCGGCGTCGGTCCATAGGATCGCCGGCGTCTCCGTGGGCCATTTCGCAACGCCTTCATCTTGGTACGCGATTGGGTTACCGTACCGTCGTGGCGGCGGCGCTAAGGCGTTGTCGGCGCGAGTGACGCGGGCACGCCCGAGGAGCGCGAATGTCGGTCAATAAATACAAGGCCGCCCAAGCCTCGACCGAGAATCCCAGGCAGACGGAATACCGTTTGTTTGCCGAGGTGACCAAGGCGCTCATGGCCGTCCGTGAGGCCGCCACCTCTAAGGGATTGAAACCCCAAGAGTTTTATAAGGCGGTGGACTGGAACAGGCGGCTTTGGCTGACATTGCAAATGGACCTTGCGTCCAACGAGAATCGCTTTCCTGACAGCCTGAAGGCGAACATCATCTCGATCGCAATCTGGGTAGATAAACACTCCCGGACGGTGTTGCGGGGCGAGAGCAACCTCGACCCGCTTATTTCGGTCAATCGCACCATCATGGAAGGGCTGTCGTCGGCGCCGACGAAACAGACCATTCCGAGCCAGGCCGCCTCGGCGATCGGCAGCCTCGGCACCTCGGCCTAAGCCGACCCCAAAAGCCCCCTTCAGTAGGCTTCGGCGACCCGCGATTTCGCGGCCGGTAGGCAAATGCTACCGGCACGAATTGCCGGGTCGGAAAATTTTGCCCTGTTAATCCTTCCTTAAGGAGTGTCTGGATCGTTGTCGCGCGACCCCGGCAGACCTGTCTCGGCGATCGCCAAGTCGACAAATCCCCTTTCTTAACAAAACGTTAGCGGTTTCATCCGGCGGTCGCCACCCGGTCAGAAGTTCCCTGGCATAGGCATTGCTTTCCTAGTGGTCGGACGATTGTCCATCCACCGGCAAAACGTCGG encodes the following:
- a CDS encoding tetratricopeptide repeat protein, with amino-acid sequence MSAPAQEYFAAGLSHHREGRIDEADKFYLQAIETDPACCDALLNLAGIRISANRLDEAELLLTTARQVRPNDTKILTALANVYQAKGDYPQSEAYYRDAIARSPDLALAHANLGRLLYQTGRPVEAIASYLAALDLEPTLATAHANLGAALVATQRLDEAAMSLDLALKLAPQDADIHLNVGHLRFAREDYAGALEHFTRASEHRTGWATAHLNIGAALHRLGKYEAAEREFSRAVALDPNNAEALRGLGTALISLDKIADAEKALVKSDTLVPDHPQTQFLLGQIFVSTKDFERAVGHYTGVVQRLPNLLEGRLNLGHALQALHRHTEAIEQFQAAIAIDATSSHAFNNLGNSLGAVGRNEDALDAYRKTIELDPTLAVAHINFGNTLRQMGRHGEALEEFRRAMEINPKDPRALNGLGLAYQAFNRQAEAIETFKLAIAVDDTYPEAMNNLAIAYQQLGRYHDAISTYNELTKKHPELSQAYFNLGSLLQLLSRHDEAVTAFREALNRNVSNNVVYPYLAHGLMQQCSWDNLEAIISRVIENTEHEIARGQGVSISPFGLQSMPASPDLRFRTAQHVARRAEREVQDTRKRLGPFTYKRPTGGKLKIGFLSPDFRFHSVAVAFRGVLEHRDPERFHYAAYAVTTFGKDDLTRHFSETFDSWTDITQMSYVDAAKKMVDDGVNVLIDLAGHTRGGSPEVLALRPAPVQAHWLGFSSTTGASYIDYLVTDRIQLPPEDQKYCSEKLVYLPHTFMAASRPPVAVETFTRADFCLPDEGFVFANFNSHYKFYPTLFAIWMRLLRQIPGSVMWFMSGTKTSQKNLKREAQARGVDPDRLIFSDTIAHPRHLARLPLADLALDNLHHGGGVTTTDSLWAGVPVLTLYGDTPPARNGATLVSAIGAPELIAASLDDYEKKATMYARQPERLAELRAKLRANRDTEPLFDIDRLTRHFESACEMMWQNYVEGNAPHALEVPTLPATVRNPGRAS
- a CDS encoding flagellin; the encoded protein is MVLSVNTNLGAAIALQNLNATNNRLEKTQLNITTGLRVNGPKDDAATYAIAQNQRGDIAGYRAVGTALAGGESTVNVAIDAGKAISELMIEMKAKVVQANQSQLDAASRTALHNDFAALRDQIETIVATAEFNGVNIINQSAVTFQVLSTVDGSIINVSAQKMDTTSLAINTTTLLTSSGASAALTAVNSAIVSVSDRLAALGASAKRLEVQTEFTVKLVDILTDGVGNLVDADMARESANLTALQVKQQLGVQALSIANATPQIILSLFQ
- the flbT gene encoding flagellar biosynthesis repressor FlbT translates to MPLKLTLKPGEKFVLNGGVLINGDRRSDLIIENQVSLLRERDVLQPDEANTPVKRIYFTVMMMYLDGGLESHYYDEFTSLVTDFMCAISTKGVLEKCHRILDDVHEQRFYSAMMTCKSLLPFEKERLNYVQ
- the flaF gene encoding flagellar biosynthesis regulator FlaF yields the protein MYNSQHAGAVAEKLVPPPELDPRKTEYRLFEQVTRDLEASKAKAKEDSDFLRALDDNRRLWQALEEDLARPQNQLPDPLKAQIISVAIWVERHSKLAEQGEATIDALIQVNESIMKGLAA
- the flaF gene encoding flagellar biosynthesis regulator FlaF, coding for MSVNKYKAAQASTENPRQTEYRLFAEVTKALMAVREAATSKGLKPQEFYKAVDWNRRLWLTLQMDLASNENRFPDSLKANIISIAIWVDKHSRTVLRGESNLDPLISVNRTIMEGLSSAPTKQTIPSQAASAIGSLGTSA